TTAAATTTTAGAAAATAGCCCATTTTTTGTTTAATTTAGGCGAAAGTCAACAAAAAAGGGTGGCGAAGCCACCCACACATGTTGATGAAGAGCCCATAGAAATTACAAATAAACCTTCGTAGGTTTTAACACCTCTTAAGCAAAACAAGTAAACCAAGGACAATGGCACCGCAAGCGATAACGGCAAAAAACATTCAGCCATTCTTTCACCGATGTAATTGAAGCTATCCATATTTTCATACCCATAAGCTTCATTTACAGCCACTTCCCTTTTATACCAAAAATACGGAAAGATTCCTAAAGCCATATTTTCAATCATGCAGATGATAACGCCTACCTTATTTACTTTAAAAGGTACGACATTTTCATTTGTCATTTCAGCATTCTCTTCCATAACCCCAACTTACAAAAAAGACCGCAGCAAAAACTGCGGTCCTTTAATTTTTATTTCTTCTTGCCAGGCTTCCTAGGTGAAACCTTTGCAGGCTTTTTCACAGCCGTCTTCTGAGGCTTTTCGGATTCAACATCCTCATCGTCTTCAGAATTTTTTGCGGCAGAGCCTGCGCTAGCAGGCGAAACCTGCGCATTCAAATCCGAAGCACTCACCTTCACTCCCTTAAACAAAATCTTAATGATTTCATCGATATGCTTGTGGGTGAAGATCTTCAGGCCCTTCTTTGCAGGTGCCGGGAGTTCGTCCACATCCTTCTGATTCTGGGCAGGGAGACGCAAGGTCTTCACGCCAGCCTGGAGTGCAGCCAGAGCCTTTTCGTTGAGGCCACCGATAGCCAGACAGTTGCCCGTAAGGCTTACTTCGCCAGTGAAGGCGATGTCCGTGGGAATAGGATGGCGGGTGAACGCGGAAAGGAGGCAAAGCGTGAGTGCGATACCGGCGGAAGGACCGTCCTTGGGAACAGCGCCTTCGGGTACGTGAATGTGGATGTCGGTCTTCTTCACGATGGCAGGGTCGATGCCAAAGCGCTGCAGACGTTCGCGAACCAGGGAAAGCGCAATCTGGGCGGATTCCTTCATCACGTCACCCAGCTTACCCGTCATAATGAGGGCGCCCTTGCCGGAGAGCAGCATGCATTCGATGGGAAGGATTTCTCCGCCCACGCTTGTCCAGGCAAGGCCCGTCACGATGCCCGGGCGGCCAGATTCAGGCAGGGTGCTACCGATAAAGCGGGGAGCGCCCAGGTATTCCTGCAAAGTCTTTTCGGTCAGATCCTTCTGGAACTTCTTGCCCATGACCATGTCTTTCGCGCGATGGCGAACCACGTTTTCCAAGGTACGTTCCAGCTCGCGGACGCCTGCTTCGCGGGTCCAGTCGCGGATAACCTTACGGACAATTTCGTCGGAGAAGGCGATGTCCTCACCCAGCTTCACGCCGGTACGTTCGCAAATGCGGGGCACCAGATAGTTGGACGCAATCTTTTCCTTTTCGTGGGGATAGTAGCCCGGCAGGCGCACCATTTCCAGACGGTCGTGGAGAGCTTCGGGAATCTGGTTTTCGTTATTGGCGGTAGCGATGAACAGCACACGGGACAAGTCCAGACCCACTTCCATAAAGTGGTCGGTAAAGTCGTGGTTCTGTTCCGGGTCCAAAACTTCAAGCATGGCGCTGGCAGGATCGCCGCGGAAATCGCTGGCCATCTTGTCGATTTCATCCAGAAGGATGATGGGATTCATGCACTTGGCGCGCTTCAATGCGTGAATGAAACGACCCGGCATGGCGCCGATGTAAGTGCGGCGATGACCGCGAATTTCAGCTTCGTCACGGACGCCACCCAAGGTGATGCGGACGAAATTGCGCTGCATGGCCTTGGCGATGGATTCCACCAGAGTGGTCTTACCAACGCCCG
Above is a genomic segment from Fibrobacter sp. UWEL containing:
- the lon gene encoding endopeptidase La, whose translation is MALDVNKTYPLLPLRDAIVFPLTTRRILVGREISLKALEYAEAHGNEIILSAQKNIELEEIANPMLDLYSVGVLARVSNVTPFPNGCVKVVLEGETVVDLRSIAQEKGFLQVTVSERNPKIQLADKSENFELVLNQFKEYSMHRNIAEGMVDALFTMDSHLNAFYGMIPFLQVSLDERQTLLEIGNINDLANRLLQIMQMASSNDTLMVKVQQNVRQKMAQQQKEWFISEQIRQLQDELDGENGQSEPDQLLKKLKEKKFAPAIQEKLEEEISRMRMMQPTSPEYAVSRNYLDWFLTLPYNVYTDTVLNMKKVKSELDAKHFGLDKVKDRIMEYIAVLKLTGTERRAPILCLVGPPGVGKTTLVESIAKAMQRNFVRITLGGVRDEAEIRGHRRTYIGAMPGRFIHALKRAKCMNPIILLDEIDKMASDFRGDPASAMLEVLDPEQNHDFTDHFMEVGLDLSRVLFIATANNENQIPEALHDRLEMVRLPGYYPHEKEKIASNYLVPRICERTGVKLGEDIAFSDEIVRKVIRDWTREAGVRELERTLENVVRHRAKDMVMGKKFQKDLTEKTLQEYLGAPRFIGSTLPESGRPGIVTGLAWTSVGGEILPIECMLLSGKGALIMTGKLGDVMKESAQIALSLVRERLQRFGIDPAIVKKTDIHIHVPEGAVPKDGPSAGIALTLCLLSAFTRHPIPTDIAFTGEVSLTGNCLAIGGLNEKALAALQAGVKTLRLPAQNQKDVDELPAPAKKGLKIFTHKHIDEIIKILFKGVKVSASDLNAQVSPASAGSAAKNSEDDEDVESEKPQKTAVKKPAKVSPRKPGKKK